In Anas platyrhynchos isolate ZD024472 breed Pekin duck chromosome 7, IASCAAS_PekinDuck_T2T, whole genome shotgun sequence, one genomic interval encodes:
- the DNAJB2 gene encoding dnaJ homolog subfamily B member 2 isoform X3: MTPQGGGAWVGCGRCSSSSRTRLQPPLRPGPGDAGRGARAARVPAGRPRTMVDYYEALGVSRTATADDIKKAYRKAALKWHPDKNPDNKEYAEQKFKEIAEAYEVLSDKQKRDIYDRYGKEGLMGAAGPGGSRADAGAPEFTFTFRSAHDVFREFFGGRDPFADFFDEMLPFSELRGAGHRHHGGGHFFSAFPGSSDFFASSFSSGADAGLGFRSVSTSTTFVNGRRITTKRIIENGRERVEVEEDGELKSIHIDGVPDDMALGLELSRREQRAFPSPRPPSPPPPAPQRPHSSSPVCLYTDSEDEDEDLQLAMAYSLSEMEAAGHHPAGVF, encoded by the exons ATGACGCCACAGGGCGGCGGCGCTTGGGTTGGCTGCGGCCGCTGCTCGTCAAGCAGCAGGACCCGCCTCCAGCCCCCGCTGCGGCCCGGGCCGGGGGACGCGGGACGCGGGGCGCGGGCGGCCCG CGTCCCCGCGGGACGGCCGCGCACCATGGTGGACTACTACGAGGCGCTGGGCGTGAGCCGCACCGCCACCGCCGACGACATCAAGAAGGC GTACAGGAAGGCAGCGCTGAAATGGCACCCGGATAAAAACCCAGACAACAAGGAATACGCCGAGCAGAAGTTCAAAGAAATCGCCGAGGCCTACGAAGTGCTGTCGGACA AGCAGAAGCGCGATATCTACGACCGCTATGGCAAAGAGGGCCTCATGGGGGCAG CAGGACCGGGGGGCTCCAGGGCCGACGCCGGGGCCCCCGAGTTCACCTTCACCTTCCGCAGTGCCCACGACGTTTTCCGGGAGTTTTTCGGCGGGCGAGACCCCTTCGCTGACTTCTTTG ATGAGATGCTGCCCTTCTCCGAGCTGCGAGGAGCCGGCCACCGGCACCACGGAGGGGGCCACTTCTTCTCCGCGTTCCCTGGCTCCTCAG ATTTCTTCGCCTCGTCCTTCAGCTCCGGCGCCGACGCGGGGCTGGGTTTCCGCTCCGtctccacctccaccaccttcGTCAACGGCCGGCGCATCACCACCAAGCG GATCATCGAGAACGGGCGGGAGCGCGTGGAAGTGGAGGAGGACGGGGAGCTGAAGTCGATCCACATTGACG GTGTCCCGGACGACATGgcgctggggctggagctgagcCGGCGGGAGCAGCGAGCCTTCCCCAGCCCGCGCCCCCCctcgcccccgccgcccgccccgcagCGGCCCCACAGCTCCTCGCCCGTCTGCCTCTACACGGACAGCGAGGACGAGGACGAGGACTTGCAGCTGGCCATGGCCTACAGCCTGTCCGAGATGGAGGCCGCGGGGCACCACCCAGCAG GTGTGTTCTGA
- the DNAJB2 gene encoding dnaJ homolog subfamily B member 2 isoform X1 produces MTPQGGGAWVGCGRCSSSSRTRLQPPLRPGPGDAGRGARAARVPAGRPRTMVDYYEALGVSRTATADDIKKAYRKAALKWHPDKNPDNKEYAEQKFKEIAEAYEVLSDKQKRDIYDRYGKEGLMGAGPGGSRADAGAPEFTFTFRSAHDVFREFFGGRDPFADFFDEMLPFSELRGAGHRHHGGGHFFSAFPGSSDFFASSFSSGADAGLGFRSVSTSTTFVNGRRITTKRIIENGRERVEVEEDGELKSIHIDGVPDDMALGLELSRREQRAFPSPRPPSPPPPAPQRPHSSSPVCLYTDSEDEDEDLQLAMAYSLSEMEAAGHHPAGGHGPSAPPAPGGSPGPPAAGTARRNRGGPAREPPGAGSPSAVGHEPVPKAKQWHCRLL; encoded by the exons ATGACGCCACAGGGCGGCGGCGCTTGGGTTGGCTGCGGCCGCTGCTCGTCAAGCAGCAGGACCCGCCTCCAGCCCCCGCTGCGGCCCGGGCCGGGGGACGCGGGACGCGGGGCGCGGGCGGCCCG CGTCCCCGCGGGACGGCCGCGCACCATGGTGGACTACTACGAGGCGCTGGGCGTGAGCCGCACCGCCACCGCCGACGACATCAAGAAGGC GTACAGGAAGGCAGCGCTGAAATGGCACCCGGATAAAAACCCAGACAACAAGGAATACGCCGAGCAGAAGTTCAAAGAAATCGCCGAGGCCTACGAAGTGCTGTCGGACA AGCAGAAGCGCGATATCTACGACCGCTATGGCAAAGAGGGCCTCATGGGGGCAG GACCGGGGGGCTCCAGGGCCGACGCCGGGGCCCCCGAGTTCACCTTCACCTTCCGCAGTGCCCACGACGTTTTCCGGGAGTTTTTCGGCGGGCGAGACCCCTTCGCTGACTTCTTTG ATGAGATGCTGCCCTTCTCCGAGCTGCGAGGAGCCGGCCACCGGCACCACGGAGGGGGCCACTTCTTCTCCGCGTTCCCTGGCTCCTCAG ATTTCTTCGCCTCGTCCTTCAGCTCCGGCGCCGACGCGGGGCTGGGTTTCCGCTCCGtctccacctccaccaccttcGTCAACGGCCGGCGCATCACCACCAAGCG GATCATCGAGAACGGGCGGGAGCGCGTGGAAGTGGAGGAGGACGGGGAGCTGAAGTCGATCCACATTGACG GTGTCCCGGACGACATGgcgctggggctggagctgagcCGGCGGGAGCAGCGAGCCTTCCCCAGCCCGCGCCCCCCctcgcccccgccgcccgccccgcagCGGCCCCACAGCTCCTCGCCCGTCTGCCTCTACACGGACAGCGAGGACGAGGACGAGGACTTGCAGCTGGCCATGGCCTACAGCCTGTCCGAGATGGAGGCCGCGGGGCACCACCCAGCAGGTGGGCACGGCCCcagcgcccccccggccccggggggcagccccggcccccctGCCGCCGGCACGGCCCGCAGGAACCGGGGGGGACCCGCGcgggagccccccggggctggcagccccTCGGCAGTGGGGCACGAGCCCGTCCCCAAAGCGAAGCAGTGGCACTGCCGCCTCCTGtga
- the DNAJB2 gene encoding dnaJ homolog subfamily B member 2 isoform X2 — translation MVDYYEALGVSRTATADDIKKAYRKAALKWHPDKNPDNKEYAEQKFKEIAEAYEVLSDKQKRDIYDRYGKEGLMGAGPGGSRADAGAPEFTFTFRSAHDVFREFFGGRDPFADFFDEMLPFSELRGAGHRHHGGGHFFSAFPGSSDFFASSFSSGADAGLGFRSVSTSTTFVNGRRITTKRIIENGRERVEVEEDGELKSIHIDGVPDDMALGLELSRREQRAFPSPRPPSPPPPAPQRPHSSSPVCLYTDSEDEDEDLQLAMAYSLSEMEAAGHHPAGGHGPSAPPAPGGSPGPPAAGTARRNRGGPAREPPGAGSPSAVGHEPVPKAKQWHCRLL, via the exons ATGGTGGACTACTACGAGGCGCTGGGCGTGAGCCGCACCGCCACCGCCGACGACATCAAGAAGGC GTACAGGAAGGCAGCGCTGAAATGGCACCCGGATAAAAACCCAGACAACAAGGAATACGCCGAGCAGAAGTTCAAAGAAATCGCCGAGGCCTACGAAGTGCTGTCGGACA AGCAGAAGCGCGATATCTACGACCGCTATGGCAAAGAGGGCCTCATGGGGGCAG GACCGGGGGGCTCCAGGGCCGACGCCGGGGCCCCCGAGTTCACCTTCACCTTCCGCAGTGCCCACGACGTTTTCCGGGAGTTTTTCGGCGGGCGAGACCCCTTCGCTGACTTCTTTG ATGAGATGCTGCCCTTCTCCGAGCTGCGAGGAGCCGGCCACCGGCACCACGGAGGGGGCCACTTCTTCTCCGCGTTCCCTGGCTCCTCAG ATTTCTTCGCCTCGTCCTTCAGCTCCGGCGCCGACGCGGGGCTGGGTTTCCGCTCCGtctccacctccaccaccttcGTCAACGGCCGGCGCATCACCACCAAGCG GATCATCGAGAACGGGCGGGAGCGCGTGGAAGTGGAGGAGGACGGGGAGCTGAAGTCGATCCACATTGACG GTGTCCCGGACGACATGgcgctggggctggagctgagcCGGCGGGAGCAGCGAGCCTTCCCCAGCCCGCGCCCCCCctcgcccccgccgcccgccccgcagCGGCCCCACAGCTCCTCGCCCGTCTGCCTCTACACGGACAGCGAGGACGAGGACGAGGACTTGCAGCTGGCCATGGCCTACAGCCTGTCCGAGATGGAGGCCGCGGGGCACCACCCAGCAGGTGGGCACGGCCCcagcgcccccccggccccggggggcagccccggcccccctGCCGCCGGCACGGCCCGCAGGAACCGGGGGGGACCCGCGcgggagccccccggggctggcagccccTCGGCAGTGGGGCACGAGCCCGTCCCCAAAGCGAAGCAGTGGCACTGCCGCCTCCTGtga